One Brassica oleracea var. oleracea cultivar TO1000 chromosome C7, BOL, whole genome shotgun sequence genomic window carries:
- the LOC106302286 gene encoding uncharacterized protein LOC106302286, whose translation MSPELGRYLREADVRKWDRSLFPGEMYEIRTTNPTESINSVLRIPREYPVIPLLDSIRELLTRWFYERRLVSSKHLDPLTTKVEKKIDRRIVKAKGFQVYKADDFESLVKGDIYDCHVDLEKRTCTSGKYNIGKIPCRHAIPAIYSRGMEVHKLTDDLYTTAAWRTAYAECINPIAVPQSEWNVPAEVKLAKVLPPETKKSAGQREGMNQ comes from the exons ATGAGTCCTGAGCTTGGAAGATATCTACGGGAGGCTGATGTGCGCAAATGGGATCGTTCTCTCTTCCCTGGTGAAATGTATGAAATTAGGACCACAAACCCTACAGAGTCGATAAATTCAGTTCTGAGAATACCTAGAGAATATCCGGTTATTCCTTTGCTAGATAGTATAAGAGAATTGTTGACTCGATGGTTCTATGAGCGTCGCTTGGTAAGCTCTAAGCATCTTGATCCTTTAACCACTAAGGTGGAGAAAAAGATTGATAGGAGAATTGTGAAGGCAAAAGGGTTTCAAGTCTACAAGGCTGACGACTTCGAATCGCTTGTGAAAGGAGACATATATGATTGTCATGTTGATTTGGAAAAAAGAACATGCACAAGTGGGAAGTACAATATAGGAAAAATTCCTTGCCGACACGCCATTCCTGCAATTTATTCACGAG GCATGGAAGTGCACAAATTAACTGACGACTTATACACCACTGCAGCGTGGAGAACCGCCTATGCGGAATGCATTAATCCAATAGCAGTTCCACAGTCTGAATGGAATGTCCCTGCTGAGGTTAAACTTGCTAAGGTTTTACCACCAGAGACAAAAAAGAGTGCTGGTCAGAGAGAAGGTATGAATCAGTAG